The proteins below are encoded in one region of Ornithinimicrobium avium:
- a CDS encoding RNA polymerase-binding protein RbpA — MAERSLRGTNLSWLSFESDEGVTFSERRITRYICPDGHISELPFSVEAEIPPLWECRCGLDAKLVDGPEPELKPTKHQRTHWDMLLERRSIPELEELLEERLDLLRIQRGQKSSRKRTA, encoded by the coding sequence ATGGCTGAGAGGTCCCTCCGCGGAACGAACCTGAGCTGGCTGTCTTTCGAGAGCGACGAGGGCGTGACGTTCAGCGAGCGTCGCATCACCCGCTACATCTGCCCCGACGGGCACATCAGCGAGCTGCCCTTCTCGGTCGAGGCCGAGATCCCGCCACTGTGGGAGTGCCGCTGCGGCCTGGACGCCAAGCTCGTCGACGGGCCCGAGCCCGAGCTCAAGCCGACCAAGCACCAGCGGACCCACTGGGACATGCTGCTCGAGCGCCGCTCCATCCCCGAGCTGGAGGAGCTGCTCGAGGAGCGCCTCGACCTGCTGCGCATCCAGCGCGGGCAGAAGTCGAGCCGCAAGCGCACCGCCTGA
- a CDS encoding MFS transporter: MTTTSGQLRADPALERTKGHQRAWGWYDWANSAYVTTTGTVLISPYLTSLARNDACPDLASGEVCDATLRVLGVPVAVGSVAPYTITVATVLSALVLLFVGAIADRHPRPTWLLGGLAWAGATAASLMFFLQGTNWQLGVLLIVIATMCLGASQVVYDALLNRIAHPDDRDKVSSRAWALGYLGGGLLLVLNLVVLQTYEGLGLTYGMAIRLSLLSAGLWWAVFTIIPVVGLRRIRGTTATPVERSEGVVGGTFAQLRSTFGELRNYPQTLTFLLAYLFFNDGIQTVIASASLYGTEALGFDTAQMTITILVVQFVAFFGALGFGIVAGRLGAKRTVLGGIVMWTLVVAFAYFVPSGAFGVWMICAVLIGTVMGGTQALSRSLYSQLVPRGRESEFFSFYQAMERGTSWFGTLAFGLIYQLSGSYRPAILVTIVFFVVGGLILTRVRMREGIEAAGNEQPKVV; the protein is encoded by the coding sequence ATGACCACGACGAGCGGCCAGCTCCGGGCCGATCCCGCCCTCGAGCGCACGAAGGGCCACCAACGGGCATGGGGCTGGTACGACTGGGCCAACTCCGCCTACGTGACCACCACGGGCACGGTCCTGATCAGCCCTTACCTGACCTCGCTGGCGCGCAACGACGCGTGCCCCGACCTGGCTTCCGGCGAGGTCTGCGACGCCACGCTGCGGGTGCTGGGCGTCCCGGTGGCGGTGGGGTCGGTGGCGCCCTACACGATCACCGTGGCCACGGTGCTCTCCGCGCTGGTCCTGCTCTTCGTCGGGGCCATCGCCGACCGGCACCCGCGCCCCACCTGGCTGCTGGGCGGGCTGGCCTGGGCCGGGGCGACCGCGGCGTCCCTGATGTTCTTCCTCCAGGGCACCAACTGGCAGCTCGGCGTGCTGCTGATCGTGATCGCCACGATGTGCCTGGGCGCCTCGCAGGTCGTCTACGACGCGCTGCTCAACCGCATCGCCCACCCCGACGACCGGGACAAGGTCTCCTCCAGGGCCTGGGCGCTGGGCTACCTGGGCGGCGGCCTGCTCCTCGTCCTCAACCTCGTCGTGCTGCAGACCTACGAGGGTCTCGGCCTGACCTACGGCATGGCGATCCGGCTCTCGCTGCTCTCGGCCGGTCTGTGGTGGGCCGTCTTCACGATCATCCCGGTCGTGGGCCTGCGCAGGATCCGGGGCACCACCGCGACCCCGGTGGAGCGCTCCGAGGGTGTGGTCGGCGGCACGTTCGCCCAGCTGCGGTCGACCTTCGGCGAGCTGCGCAACTACCCGCAGACCCTGACCTTCCTGCTCGCCTACCTGTTCTTCAACGACGGCATCCAGACGGTCATCGCCTCGGCCAGCCTCTACGGCACGGAGGCGCTCGGCTTCGACACCGCGCAGATGACCATCACGATCCTCGTGGTGCAGTTCGTCGCCTTCTTCGGAGCGCTCGGGTTCGGGATCGTCGCCGGGAGGCTCGGGGCGAAACGAACGGTGCTCGGCGGCATCGTCATGTGGACGCTGGTCGTGGCCTTCGCCTACTTCGTGCCCAGCGGCGCCTTCGGCGTCTGGATGATCTGCGCGGTCCTCATCGGCACCGTGATGGGCGGGACCCAGGCGCTGTCCCGCTCGCTGTACTCCCAGCTCGTGCCACGGGGCCGCGAGTCGGAGTTCTTCAGCTTCTACCAGGCCATGGAGCGCGGGACCAGCTGGTTCGGCACGCTGGCGTTCGGCCTGATCTACCAGCTCAGCGGTTCCTACCGGCCGGCGATCCTGGTCACGATCGTCTTCTTCGTCGTCGGCGGCCTGATCCTGACCCGGGTCCGGATGCGCGAGGGGATCGAGGCGGCCGGCAACGAGCAGCCGAAGGTCGTCTAG
- a CDS encoding CsbD family protein, with amino-acid sequence MGMGDKIQNAAEEAKGKVKEGVGDATDNERLQAEGLGDQAEANVKQAGEKAKDAWKDATDG; translated from the coding sequence ATGGGAATGGGCGACAAGATCCAGAACGCCGCAGAAGAGGCCAAGGGCAAGGTCAAGGAGGGCGTCGGCGACGCGACGGACAACGAGCGCCTGCAGGCGGAGGGCCTCGGCGACCAGGCCGAGGCCAACGTCAAGCAGGCCGGCGAGAAGGCCAAGGACGCCTGGAAGGACGCGACCGACGGCTGA
- a CDS encoding AI-2E family transporter, producing MTDTMSGGTDPADLDGDDRPPGRPEPRPDPDAPEGVVDRGPLILQGLRGAASWAWRFLLIAAALAVLFYVVGKLWVGVLPLILALIVSTVLWPPVRWLRRHRWPAGVGAATVLLLALGIFVGSLAAIAPSVVNQGQLIVRQASQGLQIVHDWLSGPPLNLESAQVNEYVDRATQWLQEQSSNIASGVLSGVSTAGSVLVTLALVLVLTFFFLKDGDRFLPWLRRSVGASAGIHLTEALARMWTTLGGFIRAQALVSLVDAVFIGLGLLLLGVPMAFALALITFFAGFIPIVGAVTAGALAVLVALVSSGFMTAVWVLVIVLAVQQLEGNVLTPLLQSRSMDLHPGIILLAVAAGGTRWGIVGAFLAVPVTATAVSLLRYASEQLDLRTGRRRADEVHPLTDQGRRAALLAEEQAPVVQMRAREAHDRVEQERGAAHAAEGTDHHAARRTASLRGRVVGPMGLMVQRRRHRDTEDGQPQDGQPQDADTTRT from the coding sequence GTGACCGACACCATGTCCGGCGGGACGGACCCCGCCGACCTCGACGGCGACGACCGCCCCCCAGGCCGTCCTGAGCCGCGGCCCGACCCCGACGCGCCGGAGGGGGTGGTGGACCGCGGACCGCTCATCCTTCAGGGGCTTCGAGGCGCGGCCTCCTGGGCCTGGCGCTTCCTGCTCATCGCGGCGGCGCTGGCCGTGCTCTTCTACGTCGTCGGCAAGCTGTGGGTGGGGGTGCTGCCCCTGATCCTCGCCCTCATCGTCTCCACGGTGCTCTGGCCTCCCGTCCGGTGGCTGCGCCGCCACCGGTGGCCGGCGGGTGTGGGTGCGGCCACCGTGCTCCTCCTGGCGCTCGGTATCTTCGTCGGCAGCCTCGCCGCCATCGCTCCGAGCGTGGTCAACCAGGGGCAGCTCATCGTGCGTCAGGCCAGCCAGGGTCTTCAGATCGTGCACGACTGGCTCTCCGGTCCGCCCCTCAACCTGGAGAGCGCGCAGGTCAACGAGTACGTCGACCGCGCCACGCAGTGGTTGCAGGAGCAGTCCAGCAACATCGCCTCCGGCGTGCTCAGCGGCGTCTCGACCGCAGGCTCGGTCCTCGTGACGCTGGCGCTGGTGCTCGTGCTGACCTTCTTCTTCCTCAAGGACGGGGACCGGTTCCTGCCCTGGCTGCGTCGGTCCGTCGGTGCCTCGGCCGGCATCCACCTGACCGAGGCGCTGGCCCGGATGTGGACGACTCTCGGCGGCTTCATCCGGGCCCAGGCCCTGGTGTCGCTCGTCGACGCGGTGTTCATCGGGCTGGGCCTGCTGCTCCTGGGTGTGCCCATGGCGTTCGCGCTGGCGCTCATCACCTTCTTCGCCGGCTTCATCCCGATCGTGGGTGCGGTGACCGCCGGTGCGCTGGCAGTGCTCGTCGCGCTGGTCTCCTCCGGCTTCATGACCGCCGTGTGGGTGCTCGTCATCGTGCTGGCCGTCCAGCAGCTGGAGGGCAACGTCCTGACCCCGCTGCTGCAGAGCCGCAGCATGGACCTGCACCCGGGGATCATCCTGCTCGCGGTCGCCGCGGGCGGCACCCGGTGGGGCATCGTCGGCGCCTTCCTCGCCGTGCCCGTCACCGCGACCGCTGTGAGCCTGCTGCGTTACGCCAGCGAGCAGCTGGACCTGCGCACCGGCAGACGGCGCGCCGACGAGGTGCATCCCCTCACCGACCAGGGCCGCCGCGCGGCGCTCCTCGCCGAGGAGCAGGCACCCGTCGTCCAGATGCGCGCGCGGGAGGCCCACGACCGGGTCGAGCAGGAGCGGGGCGCGGCGCACGCGGCGGAGGGTACGGATCACCACGCGGCCCGCCGGACGGCGTCCCTGCGCGGGCGCGTGGTCGGGCCGATGGGTCTGATGGTCCAGCGCCGCCGGCACCGGGACACGGAGGACGGTCAGCCCCAGGACGGGCAGCCGCAGGACGCGGACACGACCAGGACCTGA
- a CDS encoding aldose epimerase family protein: MSILTPRTHAAGRSRLVAFDHGAHLAAWSVDGISRVWLSEHAVLDGSAAIRGGVPICFPWFGGGPQGGLQPSHGLARTATWRPTDVVDSEVWAWALSSDDVAGDPGTEHLPGPFLLRYAVSLDVPAEVLTLALRVTNTGEQDYWAEVALHTYLGVDDVRDVQILGLEGAEYLDKTTGRREQQDGPLVLVGETDRVYDRSGPMLVEDRAALLHHDVRPSGATQTVVWNPWAEKTAGMRDLGDDEWLRFVCVETAATGDGALQVPAGGTVEVSCGLSQHPSPTS; this comes from the coding sequence ATGAGCATCCTGACGCCGCGCACGCACGCGGCCGGACGGTCCCGGCTGGTGGCCTTCGACCACGGTGCCCACCTGGCCGCCTGGTCGGTCGACGGCATCTCCCGCGTCTGGCTGTCCGAGCACGCCGTCCTCGACGGCTCGGCGGCGATCCGGGGAGGCGTGCCGATCTGCTTCCCCTGGTTCGGCGGCGGCCCGCAGGGCGGGCTGCAGCCCTCGCACGGGCTGGCGCGCACCGCCACCTGGCGCCCCACGGACGTGGTCGACAGCGAGGTCTGGGCCTGGGCGCTGTCCTCCGACGACGTCGCCGGTGACCCCGGGACGGAGCACCTGCCCGGCCCGTTCCTGCTCCGCTACGCCGTATCCCTCGACGTGCCGGCCGAGGTGCTGACGCTGGCCCTGCGGGTGACGAACACCGGTGAGCAGGACTATTGGGCAGAGGTGGCGCTGCACACCTATCTCGGTGTGGACGACGTGCGCGACGTGCAGATCCTGGGGCTGGAGGGCGCGGAGTACCTGGACAAGACCACCGGGCGCCGGGAGCAGCAGGACGGACCGCTGGTGCTGGTCGGCGAGACCGACCGCGTCTACGACCGTAGCGGGCCGATGCTGGTCGAGGACCGCGCCGCGCTGCTGCACCACGACGTGCGCCCCTCGGGCGCGACACAGACGGTGGTGTGGAACCCGTGGGCGGAGAAGACTGCGGGCATGAGGGACCTCGGCGACGACGAGTGGTTGCGCTTCGTCTGCGTGGAGACCGCGGCCACCGGCGACGGCGCGCTCCAGGTCCCGGCCGGTGGCACCGTGGAGGTCTCCTGCGGACTCAGCCAGCACCCCTCCCCCACGTCGTGA
- a CDS encoding acyltransferase, whose protein sequence is MPEPRVADQLAWVTWLRVVAILGVVLIHTVGSTAAGPGSTTTVDGWVARVLDLSFLWAVPVFVMLSGALSLDPSRFRGSGPYLRKRAWRLVPAVVVWNVVFVVYMALTRDGWWQGPRAALALVLQGRVAPHLYFFWIVLGLSVLTPVLVPWVARASRRELFVAALVAYAVPVLSTWPLGTDDGRVALSHVAWTWWLPYVGPYLMGRALRGVLLPRRWVPVSALAVVGLCGLLSWQWRNPAAPAWLEEWSGAHYYSPSVAVLSVLVLLLAQTTVRDGGALAHVAGPAVMRVAGPVGSATLGIFGLHYLVLLVGIDTGVLGEPVAPWPVLLLRAAVVAVVTTLLVLGLRRVPVVRAVL, encoded by the coding sequence ATGCCGGAGCCTCGGGTCGCGGACCAGCTCGCCTGGGTGACGTGGCTGCGCGTCGTGGCGATCCTCGGCGTCGTCCTCATCCACACCGTGGGGTCGACCGCGGCGGGACCGGGATCGACCACGACCGTAGACGGGTGGGTCGCGCGCGTGCTGGACCTGTCCTTCCTCTGGGCCGTGCCGGTCTTCGTCATGCTGTCCGGCGCGCTGTCCCTGGACCCCTCGCGGTTCCGGGGGAGCGGGCCCTACCTGCGCAAGCGCGCCTGGCGGCTCGTGCCGGCGGTGGTGGTGTGGAACGTCGTCTTCGTGGTCTACATGGCGCTGACCAGGGACGGCTGGTGGCAGGGACCGCGGGCGGCGCTCGCCCTGGTGCTGCAGGGCCGGGTGGCACCGCACCTCTACTTCTTCTGGATCGTCCTGGGTCTTTCGGTCCTCACCCCGGTGCTGGTGCCGTGGGTCGCGCGGGCCTCGCGCCGGGAGCTGTTCGTGGCTGCCCTTGTCGCCTACGCGGTCCCGGTGCTGTCGACCTGGCCGCTGGGCACCGACGACGGGCGGGTCGCTCTGAGCCACGTCGCCTGGACCTGGTGGCTGCCCTACGTGGGTCCGTACCTGATGGGACGTGCCCTGCGCGGGGTCCTGCTGCCCCGGCGCTGGGTGCCGGTGTCCGCGCTGGCCGTGGTCGGGCTGTGCGGGCTGCTGAGCTGGCAGTGGCGCAACCCGGCTGCGCCGGCCTGGCTGGAGGAGTGGTCCGGCGCTCATTACTACAGCCCCTCGGTCGCAGTGCTGTCGGTCCTCGTGCTGCTGCTCGCCCAGACCACGGTGCGCGACGGGGGAGCGCTCGCACACGTGGCCGGGCCGGCGGTGATGCGGGTCGCGGGGCCGGTGGGCAGCGCCACCCTCGGGATCTTCGGGCTGCACTACCTGGTCCTGCTCGTCGGGATCGACACCGGCGTGCTGGGGGAGCCGGTCGCCCCGTGGCCGGTGCTGCTGTTGCGTGCAGCCGTGGTCGCCGTCGTCACCACGCTGCTCGTGCTCGGCCTGCGCCGCGTGCCGGTGGTCCGCGCGGTCCTCTGA
- a CDS encoding single-stranded DNA-binding protein, whose translation MSTTRGRQSGEPFEEPVNEVHLVGRVSGEPTVRELPSGDELVQFRLVVPRDPRRGRAGTAGSRQAVDTIDVACWGSRVRRSAARLPDGQAVEVRGSLHRRFFAAAAGRASRYEVEARTLRRVELA comes from the coding sequence ATGAGCACCACACGAGGGAGGCAGAGCGGGGAGCCGTTCGAGGAGCCGGTGAACGAGGTCCACCTGGTCGGCCGGGTCAGCGGTGAGCCGACGGTCCGGGAGCTGCCCAGCGGGGACGAGCTGGTCCAGTTCCGGCTGGTCGTGCCGCGGGACCCCCGGCGTGGCCGCGCCGGGACCGCCGGGTCGAGGCAAGCCGTGGACACGATCGACGTCGCCTGCTGGGGCAGCCGGGTGCGCCGCTCCGCCGCCCGCCTGCCGGACGGACAGGCCGTGGAGGTGCGCGGGAGCCTGCACCGGCGGTTCTTCGCCGCGGCGGCCGGACGGGCCTCCCGTTACGAGGTGGAGGCGCGCACGCTGCGCAGGGTCGAGCTGGCGTGA
- a CDS encoding S8 family peptidase, producing MPSSSFSPPGSRRTPRPRRAGAAVAVLGSLALALAPSVVSAAPQQHPTGPAPTASPGGVDLPLDGAPTSPSQLRDEPRQVFVQLAGEGAADAAQHARGRSAKVRAAQAARHAARNKGQQVLSRAKGLDAQAQELWSVGNAVPGIAISADSDALRAVAQMDQVVKVSALIPKRPVNSNGAELTNVLKTWQDTGTYGDGVTIGIIDTGTDYTHADLGGQGTTQAWHDARAAAASADWRDSLTALAAAKVVGGYDLSGDDYNADPQAPDYQPTPHPDENPIDCYGHGSHVAGIAAGYGEDADGSTFTGTYGDLTSSDLGSMRMSPGMAPAAQIYSLKVFGCTGSTDLVIPALDRALDPDGDGDLGDHLDIVNLSLGSDYATVDDPENDVVDSLAEHGVLPVIAMGNAGDLTDVGGSPGNAVRSLAVASSVDDFQMLDGLRVDAPADVAGIVPGQNSVAYDWATEPPVTGDVVALSGANSDGCGPLGPADAAAVAGKVAWLTWDSDDGTRRCGSAGRSANVKAAGAIGAVFTGDVSPFTAGITGDADIPVFQLTKASTETLQPAVEAGTLVVTFDGALALTVSDVDPSITDLVSSFSSRGTHGSIGVVKPDVAAPGDSIVSIGVGSGDGALSESGTSMATPHAAGIAALVKETHPGWTVEQLKADLMNTAAHDVWSEPNQSGHAYGPARVGAGRVDAAAAVGNTVVAYSTDVPGGVSASFGVVAVPITQATATRTRTVTVANTGGSPATVTPSYDAAVEQPGVSYSVSPGTLTVGAGQTGRVVVTMSITTAELRHSIDPTMAPEQSSVPRQYVSDASGRLVLTTAAGQHLRVPVYGAVKPTSQTSASVVTTGHGKKATSRIDYSGHGFTLGSGSESFTSLTSVSTLGATSPQLPACGGSTTTGCTVNQTAVAGDLQYVGAGSSPTPTGYADGWLWFSIATYGDWATVGNSTIPYVDLDTTGDGQADYEVYVQNLTGTDVLAAWLVDLASGQTIDAEPVNFTFEESNVFDTNVLTIPVWPAMVGVTDTARSYPITYQVGTFSYYTNNPTGDIDTAGPVSYDVVRPNIAPPEPLYYDQAGTSVELGHVGLNKSGAPHCKGHCPDKRFKTLVLHLHGATGERAEVLYLP from the coding sequence ATGCCATCCTCGTCCTTCTCGCCACCCGGATCGCGCCGGACACCCCGCCCTCGCAGGGCCGGGGCGGCGGTCGCGGTCCTGGGCAGCCTGGCCCTCGCCCTCGCCCCCAGCGTCGTCAGCGCCGCGCCCCAGCAGCACCCCACCGGCCCGGCCCCGACGGCGAGCCCGGGCGGCGTCGACCTGCCGCTCGACGGCGCGCCCACGTCACCCTCGCAGCTGCGTGACGAGCCCCGGCAGGTGTTCGTGCAGCTCGCCGGCGAGGGAGCCGCCGACGCCGCCCAGCACGCGCGCGGTCGCTCCGCCAAGGTCCGCGCGGCCCAGGCCGCCAGGCACGCGGCCAGGAACAAGGGTCAGCAGGTGCTCTCCCGGGCCAAGGGGCTGGACGCGCAGGCGCAGGAGCTGTGGTCGGTCGGCAACGCGGTGCCCGGCATCGCGATCAGCGCCGACAGCGACGCGCTGCGTGCCGTCGCGCAGATGGACCAGGTGGTCAAGGTCAGTGCCCTCATCCCCAAGCGCCCCGTCAACTCCAACGGCGCCGAGCTGACCAACGTCCTGAAGACCTGGCAGGACACCGGGACCTACGGCGACGGCGTCACGATCGGGATCATCGACACCGGCACCGACTACACCCACGCCGACCTTGGCGGCCAGGGCACCACGCAGGCGTGGCACGACGCCCGGGCCGCAGCAGCCAGCGCCGACTGGCGCGACAGCCTCACCGCACTGGCCGCGGCCAAGGTGGTCGGCGGCTACGACCTCTCCGGCGACGACTACAACGCCGACCCCCAGGCCCCCGACTACCAGCCGACTCCCCACCCCGACGAGAACCCGATCGACTGCTACGGGCACGGCTCGCACGTCGCCGGGATCGCCGCCGGCTACGGCGAGGACGCCGACGGCTCCACCTTCACCGGCACCTACGGGGACCTGACGTCCAGCGACCTGGGATCGATGCGGATGAGCCCCGGGATGGCCCCGGCGGCGCAGATCTACTCGCTGAAGGTCTTCGGCTGCACCGGTTCGACCGACCTGGTCATCCCGGCCCTGGACCGGGCGCTCGACCCGGACGGCGACGGGGACCTCGGCGACCACCTCGACATCGTCAACCTCTCGCTCGGGTCCGACTACGCCACCGTCGACGACCCCGAGAACGACGTCGTCGACAGCCTCGCCGAGCACGGGGTGCTGCCCGTCATCGCGATGGGCAACGCCGGTGACCTCACCGACGTCGGGGGCTCCCCGGGCAACGCCGTGCGCTCGCTGGCCGTGGCCAGCAGCGTCGACGACTTCCAGATGCTCGACGGGCTCCGCGTGGACGCGCCCGCCGACGTCGCGGGCATCGTCCCGGGGCAGAACTCCGTGGCCTACGACTGGGCGACCGAACCTCCGGTCACCGGGGACGTCGTGGCGCTGAGCGGGGCGAACAGCGACGGGTGCGGCCCGCTCGGCCCCGCCGACGCCGCCGCCGTGGCCGGCAAGGTGGCCTGGCTGACCTGGGACTCCGACGACGGCACCCGCCGGTGCGGCTCGGCGGGCCGGTCGGCCAACGTGAAGGCCGCCGGGGCGATCGGCGCCGTGTTCACCGGGGACGTGTCCCCGTTCACCGCAGGGATCACCGGAGACGCCGACATCCCGGTCTTCCAGCTGACCAAGGCCTCCACCGAGACGCTCCAGCCCGCGGTGGAGGCCGGCACCCTGGTGGTCACCTTCGACGGCGCTCTGGCGCTGACCGTGAGCGACGTCGACCCCTCGATCACCGACCTCGTCAGCTCGTTCAGCTCCCGGGGCACCCACGGCTCCATCGGCGTGGTCAAGCCGGACGTGGCTGCACCGGGTGACTCGATCGTCTCGATCGGTGTCGGTTCCGGCGACGGCGCCCTGAGCGAGTCCGGCACCTCGATGGCGACCCCGCACGCCGCCGGCATCGCGGCGCTGGTCAAGGAGACCCACCCCGGGTGGACCGTCGAGCAGCTCAAGGCGGACCTGATGAACACCGCCGCCCACGACGTCTGGAGCGAGCCGAACCAGAGCGGTCACGCCTACGGTCCCGCCCGCGTGGGCGCCGGCCGGGTGGACGCGGCGGCCGCCGTCGGCAACACCGTGGTCGCCTACTCCACCGACGTCCCGGGCGGCGTCAGCGCCTCCTTCGGCGTGGTCGCCGTGCCCATCACCCAGGCCACCGCGACCAGGACCCGCACCGTGACGGTGGCGAACACCGGCGGCTCCCCCGCCACGGTCACGCCGTCCTACGACGCCGCGGTCGAGCAGCCTGGCGTGAGCTACTCGGTCAGCCCGGGCACCCTCACCGTCGGCGCCGGCCAGACCGGCAGGGTGGTCGTCACGATGAGCATCACCACCGCCGAGCTGCGCCACTCGATCGACCCGACCATGGCGCCCGAGCAGAGCAGTGTCCCGCGTCAGTACGTCTCGGACGCCTCCGGTCGCCTGGTGCTGACCACTGCAGCGGGTCAGCACCTGCGCGTCCCGGTCTACGGGGCGGTCAAGCCCACCTCACAGACCTCCGCGTCGGTCGTCACCACCGGCCACGGCAAGAAGGCCACGAGCCGCATCGACTACTCGGGCCACGGCTTCACGCTGGGCTCGGGCAGCGAGTCCTTCACGTCGTTGACCTCGGTGTCCACCCTCGGCGCGACGAGCCCGCAGCTCCCGGCGTGCGGCGGGTCGACGACCACCGGCTGCACGGTCAACCAGACGGCGGTCGCCGGCGACCTGCAGTACGTGGGCGCCGGGTCCTCCCCCACCCCGACCGGGTATGCCGACGGCTGGCTGTGGTTCTCCATCGCCACCTACGGCGACTGGGCCACCGTCGGCAACAGCACGATCCCCTACGTCGACCTCGACACGACCGGGGACGGCCAGGCCGACTACGAGGTCTATGTGCAGAACCTCACGGGGACCGACGTGCTGGCCGCCTGGCTGGTCGATCTCGCGTCCGGCCAGACGATCGACGCGGAGCCGGTGAACTTCACGTTCGAGGAGTCCAACGTCTTCGACACGAACGTCCTCACCATCCCGGTGTGGCCGGCGATGGTCGGGGTCACCGACACGGCCAGGTCCTACCCGATCACCTACCAGGTCGGCACGTTCAGCTACTACACCAACAACCCCACGGGCGACATCGACACCGCCGGCCCGGTGTCCTACGACGTCGTCAGGCCGAACATCGCGCCGCCCGAGCCCCTGTACTACGACCAGGCCGGCACCTCGGTCGAGCTCGGGCACGTCGGTCTGAACAAGTCGGGCGCCCCGCACTGCAAGGGCCACTGCCCCGACAAGCGGTTCAAGACGCTGGTGCTGCACCTCCACGGCGCCACCGGCGAGCGGGCGGAGGTGCTGTACCTGCCCTGA
- a CDS encoding alpha/beta fold hydrolase has translation MPLDRKDVVMAMVLLHGLGAVGGVWRGVASAPDLPGHGRAAWEPSYSYEGHARAVLEDLPDGPVDVVGHSMGGVVALVLAALAPGRVRSVVGLGIKVRWSPEELAHVAALAQKPPRTFATRDEAAERFLKVAGLTGLVAADDPVVDAGTASRGDGSWTLAQDPRTFGVGAFDMPQLLGAAACRVVLARGEHDRLVSHEELAALVDVPVTLRGLGHNAHVEDLDAVLALLG, from the coding sequence ATGCCACTCGACCGGAAGGACGTCGTCATGGCCATGGTGCTCCTGCACGGCCTCGGAGCGGTGGGAGGGGTATGGCGCGGGGTCGCGTCGGCGCCGGACCTCCCGGGCCACGGTCGGGCGGCGTGGGAACCGTCCTACAGCTACGAGGGTCATGCCCGGGCGGTCCTGGAGGACCTGCCGGACGGGCCGGTCGACGTCGTGGGCCACTCGATGGGCGGGGTCGTCGCCCTGGTCCTGGCCGCGCTGGCTCCCGGACGCGTGCGCAGCGTCGTCGGTCTCGGGATCAAGGTCAGGTGGTCGCCGGAGGAGCTGGCCCACGTGGCAGCCCTGGCCCAGAAGCCGCCGCGGACGTTCGCCACCCGGGACGAGGCGGCCGAGCGGTTCCTCAAGGTCGCCGGGCTCACAGGGCTGGTGGCGGCCGACGACCCGGTGGTCGATGCGGGGACCGCGTCCCGCGGCGACGGGAGCTGGACGCTGGCGCAGGACCCTCGGACGTTCGGCGTGGGGGCGTTCGACATGCCGCAGCTGCTGGGGGCGGCGGCCTGTCGGGTGGTCCTCGCGCGAGGTGAGCACGACCGGCTCGTCTCGCACGAGGAGCTGGCGGCCCTGGTGGACGTGCCCGTGACCCTCAGGGGCCTGGGGCACAACGCGCACGTCGAGGACCTGGACGCCGTCCTGGCGCTCCTGGGGTGA
- a CDS encoding GNAT family N-acetyltransferase codes for MESRRAGARLRFRRADGADTAAAQAAYRTILEHLAATVDYPHWHSENHPTPAEVQAWVQGGQLYLAVDDADAGAVAGVVVLNHDAPDAYLEAPWTIDARPLEALMVHALGVTPGFLRQGVARFLVDASLDVARQAGCRAVRLDTYVGNTPARQLYTGYGFTDLGVHTLHYEGTELDRFHLFEYVL; via the coding sequence GTGGAGAGTCGACGGGCAGGAGCGCGCCTGCGGTTCCGGCGGGCCGACGGCGCTGACACCGCGGCCGCGCAGGCCGCCTACCGCACGATCCTCGAGCACCTGGCGGCGACGGTCGACTATCCGCACTGGCACAGCGAGAACCACCCGACCCCGGCCGAGGTGCAGGCCTGGGTGCAGGGCGGGCAGCTGTACCTCGCGGTGGACGACGCCGACGCCGGCGCCGTCGCCGGGGTCGTGGTGCTGAACCACGACGCCCCGGACGCCTACCTGGAGGCCCCCTGGACCATCGACGCACGGCCCCTGGAGGCGCTCATGGTCCACGCGCTGGGGGTCACCCCGGGCTTCCTGCGCCAAGGTGTCGCGAGGTTCCTGGTCGACGCGTCGCTGGACGTCGCCAGGCAGGCGGGGTGCCGGGCCGTCCGGCTGGACACCTACGTGGGGAACACGCCGGCCCGCCAGCTCTACACCGGTTACGGCTTCACCGACCTGGGCGTCCACACCCTGCACTACGAGGGCACGGAGCTGGACCGGTTCCACCTCTTCGAGTACGTGCTCTGA